One window of the Desulfovibrio aminophilus genome contains the following:
- a CDS encoding DUF6691 family protein, with protein sequence MDLWFGLITGVLFGVLLQRCEVIRYDRQLGALRLRDMTIVKFMLSTVVVGMIGVHLLLDLGLVKLSVKAAVLGGVIPGGLIFGLGWGLAGYCPGTAAGALGEGRLDALWAILGMLVGAGLYAEAYPALKAGLLTWGDYGKIALPQVLGLNHWPIIAVITLGALLLFRWFEKKGL encoded by the coding sequence GTTCGGACTGATCACCGGCGTGCTCTTCGGCGTCCTGCTCCAGCGCTGCGAGGTCATCCGCTACGACCGCCAGCTCGGGGCGCTGCGGCTGCGGGACATGACCATCGTGAAGTTCATGCTCAGCACCGTGGTGGTGGGCATGATCGGCGTCCACCTCCTGCTGGACCTGGGCCTGGTCAAGCTCTCGGTCAAGGCCGCGGTGCTCGGCGGGGTCATCCCGGGCGGGCTCATCTTCGGCCTGGGCTGGGGCCTGGCGGGCTACTGCCCGGGCACGGCCGCCGGGGCCCTGGGCGAGGGCCGCCTGGACGCGCTCTGGGCCATCCTGGGCATGCTCGTGGGCGCGGGGCTCTATGCCGAGGCCTACCCCGCGCTCAAGGCGGGCCTGCTTACCTGGGGCGACTACGGCAAGATCGCCCTGCCCCAGGTCCTGGGGCTGAACCACTGGCCGATCATCGCGGTGATCACGCTCGGCGCGCTGCTCCTGTTCCGCTGGTTCGAGAAGAAGGGGCTGTAA
- a CDS encoding MarR family winged helix-turn-helix transcriptional regulator yields MSKESDDHPGELLALAARLWAQSLAARLADLGLAPGQVPVLRRLRGRDGLTQAELCLQVGVEQPTMANTLKRMARDGLIRRAADPGDRRRTLLRLSSRARGLLEGLDLALADVERTAFRDFSDQEREILARLMSALCGNLRADRAEDVLVLLDVVAEEGEAGTPASDA; encoded by the coding sequence ATGTCCAAGGAATCCGACGATCATCCCGGCGAACTGCTCGCTCTCGCGGCCCGGCTCTGGGCCCAATCCCTGGCCGCCCGGCTGGCGGACCTGGGCCTGGCCCCGGGCCAGGTTCCGGTGCTGCGCCGCCTGCGCGGGCGCGACGGCCTGACCCAGGCCGAACTCTGCCTCCAGGTGGGCGTGGAGCAACCCACCATGGCCAACACCCTCAAGCGCATGGCCCGCGACGGCCTCATCCGCCGCGCCGCCGACCCGGGCGACCGGCGGCGGACGCTGTTGCGCCTGAGCTCCCGGGCGCGGGGACTGCTGGAGGGGCTGGATCTGGCCCTGGCGGACGTGGAGCGGACGGCCTTCCGGGACTTTTCGGACCAGGAGCGGGAAATACTGGCGCGGCTCATGTCCGCGCTGTGCGGCAACCTGCGCGCCGACCGGGCCGAGGACGTGCTCGTGCTCCTGGACGTGGTGGCCGAGGAGGGGGAGGCCGGAACCCCGGCCTCAGACGCCTGA